A region of Raphanus sativus cultivar WK10039 unplaced genomic scaffold, ASM80110v3 Scaffold0447, whole genome shotgun sequence DNA encodes the following proteins:
- the LOC130502207 gene encoding probable E3 ubiquitin-protein ligase BAH1-like, producing the protein MKFGETFTEYLQGEEEWFLEKCRHVEYKKLKKVLKKCKTTCNSTRSDDEQHIISSATLSDSCQCQSCPCCDEMFFKELMKEASDIAGFFKSRVRHLLHLHVATGMQRYIMRLRRCFTDEKQALIHEGQILIQYITMNAIAIRKILKKYDKVHGSDNGKNFKLKMRAERIELLHSPWLIELGAFYLNSGLDKVGNFKNSFGRVSCENLNEDQPVMKLMLPNTTELEFDLTCAICLETVFNPYALKCGHIFCKACACSAASVMIFQGVKAAPQCSKCPICREVGVYAEAVHMIELHLLLKIRCREYWKERIMGERSEMVKQSKMFWNEQTIQMIGY; encoded by the exons ATGAAGTTTGGAGAGACGTTCACCGAATATCTACAGGGAGAAGAGGAGTGGTTCCTAGAAAAATGTCGTCATGTTGAATATAAGAAACTCAAGAAAGTGCTAAAGAAATGCAAGACTACATGTAACTCCACAAGATCGGATGATGAACAACACATCATCTCATCAGCTACTTTGTCTGATTCATGCCAATGCCAATCTTGCCCTT GTTGTGATGAGATGTTCTTCAAGGAGCTGATGAAGGAGGCTTCTGACATAGCAGGATTCTTCAAGTCAAGAGTTAGGCATCTTCTCCATCTTCATGTAGCCACTGGGATGCAAAGATACATAATGCGTCTACGCAGATGCTTCACGGATGAAAAACAAGCTTTAATCCATGAGGGTCAAATCTTGATCCAATACATAACAATGAATGCTATTGCCATCCGTAAAATCCTAAAGAAATATGACAAG gTGCATGGCTCAGACAATGGTAAGAATTTCAAGTTGAAAATGCGAGCAGAGCGTATAGAGCTCTTGCACTCACCTTGGCTCATAGAACTTGGAGCCTTTTATCTTAACTCTGGGCTTGACAAAGTTGGAAACTTTAAGAACTCTTTTGGCCGCGTCTCATGTGAAAATCTCAACGAAGATCAGCCAGTGATGAAACTCATGCTGCCTAACACAACAGAGCTCGAGTTTGATCTAACTTGCGCAATCTGCCTG GAAACGGTATTCAATCCCTACGCTTTAAAATGTGGTCACATATTTTGTAAAGCGTGTGCATGCTCGGCTGCTTCTGTAATGATTTTCCAAGGCGTTAAAGCAGCACCGCAATGTTCTAAATGTCCCATATGTAGAGAG GTTGGAGTTTATGCGGAAGCAGTTCACATGATCGAGCTCCACCTTCTGTTAAAGATACG ATGCAGAGAGTATTGGAAGGAGAGGATAATGGGAGAACGGTCTGAGATGGTGAAGCAGTCTAAAATGTTTTGGAACGAACAGACGATTCAGATGATCGGTTACTAG